Proteins encoded in a region of the Streptomyces akebiae genome:
- a CDS encoding cysteine hydrolase family protein, with protein sequence MAKSALLVMDVQRDVVAIADDGSGYLPRLRRAIDGARAADIPVIYVVMGLRPGDPQVSPRNKVMANVLRAGLFTEGEPGTEIHDDVAPRQGEVVVTKRRGSAFSGSDLDLVLRARDIDSLVLTGIATSAVVLSTLWHAVDLDFGLTVLADACLDTDPEVHAMLTERLFPQWAEVLTVEGWLGAIAPR encoded by the coding sequence ATGGCGAAGAGCGCACTCCTGGTGATGGACGTCCAACGGGACGTCGTGGCCATCGCCGACGACGGTTCCGGATATCTGCCGCGCCTGCGCAGGGCGATCGACGGAGCCCGGGCGGCCGACATTCCCGTGATCTACGTGGTGATGGGGTTACGGCCGGGCGATCCGCAGGTCAGCCCCCGCAACAAGGTGATGGCGAACGTCCTGCGGGCCGGCCTGTTCACCGAGGGTGAGCCCGGCACCGAGATCCACGACGACGTCGCGCCCCGGCAGGGCGAGGTCGTGGTCACCAAGAGACGGGGAAGCGCGTTCTCGGGCAGCGACCTCGACCTGGTGCTCAGGGCCCGCGACATCGACAGCCTCGTCCTCACCGGCATCGCCACCAGCGCCGTGGTGCTGTCCACCCTGTGGCACGCCGTCGACCTGGACTTCGGCCTCACGGTCCTGGCGGACGCCTGCCTCGACACCGACCCCGAGGTCCACGCGATGCTCACCGAGAGGCTGTTCCCGCAGTGGGCCGAGGTCCTCACCGTCGAGGGCTGGCTCGGGGCCATCGCGCCGCGTTAG
- a CDS encoding PrsW family intramembrane metalloprotease has protein sequence MATSSPYPTHPSGPTGGYVFRPTRWWQRKSVRYGALIGLLAVSGLVILALVREQTGTEGFLVGLGLAVLPVPLLMAAFRWLDRVEPGPWRNLVFAFAWGACAAALIAIVANSFATRWIATATADPSHADTLGATVIAPVVEETAKAAAVLLVFLFRRRDFTGVVDGVVIAGFTATGFAFTENILYLGTAFGTDQLSGGSGLASVTAATFFVRVIMSPFAHPLFTVLTGIGFGVAAFSAEWQRGRRVLVPLGGLLLAMGMHSVWNGSATFGEFGFFAVYAAFMVPAFGLLTWWVIWARQRELRTVREGLPAYAAAGWLTPVEPYVLGSMRARRVAREYAAHHFGKAGARSIAEYEVYATKLAFHRYRGLRGRAGSDFALRERELLFELWRRRELARPAMGYAGREVGAKYAYGYGYGHGYGYGAFGGYGSVYAQPVVHGAVSYPAYNPYLSGGP, from the coding sequence ATGGCCACCAGTTCCCCCTACCCGACGCACCCCAGCGGCCCGACCGGTGGGTATGTGTTCAGGCCCACCCGCTGGTGGCAGCGGAAGAGCGTCAGATACGGGGCGCTGATAGGTCTGCTCGCGGTCTCCGGGCTCGTCATCCTCGCGCTCGTCCGCGAACAGACCGGCACGGAGGGGTTTCTCGTCGGGCTGGGGCTCGCGGTGCTGCCCGTACCCCTGCTCATGGCGGCGTTCCGGTGGCTGGACCGCGTGGAGCCCGGGCCCTGGCGGAACCTGGTGTTCGCGTTCGCCTGGGGAGCGTGTGCGGCGGCGCTGATAGCCATCGTGGCGAACAGCTTCGCGACGCGGTGGATAGCGACGGCCACGGCCGACCCCTCGCACGCCGACACCCTGGGTGCCACCGTCATAGCTCCCGTGGTCGAGGAGACCGCCAAGGCCGCCGCCGTCCTGCTGGTCTTCCTCTTCAGGAGACGGGACTTCACCGGGGTCGTGGACGGCGTGGTGATCGCGGGCTTCACCGCGACGGGATTCGCGTTCACCGAGAACATCCTGTATCTGGGGACCGCCTTCGGGACGGACCAGCTCAGCGGGGGGAGCGGCCTCGCGTCGGTCACCGCGGCCACGTTCTTCGTGCGGGTGATCATGTCGCCGTTCGCGCATCCCCTGTTCACCGTGTTGACGGGGATCGGGTTCGGGGTGGCGGCGTTCTCCGCGGAGTGGCAGCGGGGGCGGCGGGTGCTCGTACCGCTGGGCGGACTCCTGCTCGCCATGGGGATGCACTCGGTCTGGAACGGGTCGGCGACGTTCGGCGAGTTCGGATTCTTCGCGGTGTACGCGGCGTTCATGGTGCCGGCGTTCGGGTTGCTGACCTGGTGGGTGATCTGGGCTCGGCAGCGGGAGTTGCGGACCGTGCGGGAGGGGTTGCCCGCGTACGCGGCCGCGGGGTGGCTGACGCCGGTCGAGCCGTATGTCCTGGGGTCGATGCGGGCTCGGCGGGTGGCGCGGGAGTACGCGGCGCATCACTTCGGGAAGGCGGGGGCCCGGTCGATCGCGGAGTACGAGGTGTACGCGACGAAGCTGGCCTTCCACCGGTATCGGGGGTTGCGAGGGCGGGCGGGGAGTGACTTCGCGCTCCGGGAGCGCGAGTTGCTGTTCGAGCTGTGGCGGAGGCGGGAGCTGGCTCGGCCGGCCATGGGCTATGCCGGGCGGGAGGTCGGGGCGAAGTACGCGTACGGGTACGGGTACGGACATGGGTACGGGTACGGGGCGTTCGGGGGGTACGGGTCGGTGTACGCGCAGCCCGTGGTCCACGGGGCGGTGTCGTATCCCGCGTACAACCCCTATCTCTCAGGAGGGCCCTAG
- the trmB gene encoding tRNA (guanosine(46)-N7)-methyltransferase TrmB: MSDSTDAPEPRTPGASLRHARAKGEPRFPDGPKADPAGSHFERRIRSFQPRRSRVTAGQADALQRLWPKWGLDIDGRALDLAELFGNDQPVVLEIGFGMGEATARMAAADPETNVLAVDVHTPGQGNLLNLADQAGLSNVRVANGDAIILLREMLPPDSLDGLRVYFPDPWPKKRHHKRRLIQPEFLTLAASRLRPGAIVHCATDWEPYAEQMLEVLTAHPEFENTRADGGFAPRPGFRPLTRFEGQGLDKGHVVNDLLFRRVQQREQERNQKRKQEQKQQSELPPTGA; the protein is encoded by the coding sequence GTGTCTGACTCCACCGATGCCCCTGAGCCCCGCACCCCCGGTGCCTCCCTTCGGCACGCCCGTGCCAAGGGGGAACCTCGGTTTCCCGACGGGCCCAAGGCGGATCCCGCCGGGTCGCACTTCGAGCGGCGGATCCGGAGTTTCCAGCCGCGGCGGAGCCGGGTGACGGCCGGGCAGGCGGACGCCCTGCAGCGGCTGTGGCCCAAGTGGGGGCTCGACATCGACGGGCGGGCGCTGGATCTCGCCGAGCTGTTCGGGAACGACCAGCCGGTCGTGCTGGAGATCGGCTTCGGGATGGGCGAGGCGACCGCGCGGATGGCCGCCGCCGACCCGGAGACCAATGTCCTCGCCGTGGATGTGCACACGCCGGGCCAGGGCAATCTGCTGAACCTCGCGGACCAGGCCGGCCTGTCCAACGTCCGGGTCGCCAACGGCGACGCGATCATCCTGCTGCGGGAGATGCTCCCGCCCGACTCGCTGGACGGGCTGCGGGTCTACTTCCCCGACCCCTGGCCCAAGAAGCGTCACCACAAGCGACGGCTCATCCAACCGGAATTCCTCACCCTCGCCGCGTCCCGGCTCAGGCCGGGGGCGATCGTGCACTGCGCGACGGACTGGGAGCCGTACGCCGAGCAGATGCTGGAAGTGCTCACCGCGCACCCCGAGTTCGAGAACACCCGGGCCGACGGCGGGTTCGCGCCACGTCCCGGCTTCCGGCCGCTGACCCGTTTCGAGGGGCAGGGACTGGACAAGGGTCATGTGGTGAACGATCTGCTCTTCCGCCGCGTACAGCAGCGTGAGCAGGAGCGGAACCAGAAGCGGAAGCAGGAGCAGAAGCAGCAGTCCGAACTGCCCCCCACAGGCGCCTGA
- the lhgO gene encoding L-2-hydroxyglutarate oxidase: MRSQGAYDCDVLVVGGGIVGLSTAYAITRAAPGTRVTVLEKEPGPARHQTGRNSGVIHSGIYYRPGSLKARYAVKGAAEMVKFCAEYGIDHAVTGKLIVATERSELPRLHALVQRGRENGIPVRELGAAQIAEYEPEVRGLAAIHVGTTGICDFVGVARQLARASGAEIRYGAEVERIDRRASLGVAVRVRGGDVVRGRVLVNCAGLHCDEVARLTGDDPGMRIVPFRGEYYELARPELVRGLVYPVPDPAFPFLGVHLTRGIDGGVHIGPNAVPALAREGYGWGTVRPRELGATLTWPGSWRIARRHWRYGAGELRRSVSKKAFTQAVRRLLPEVSEGDLVPAAAGVRAQAVLRDGTLVDDFLIRESARAVHVLNAPSPAATASLPIGREVGARALAALAGA; this comes from the coding sequence GTGCGGAGCCAGGGCGCTTACGACTGTGATGTGCTCGTGGTCGGCGGCGGGATCGTCGGGCTGTCGACGGCGTACGCGATCACGCGGGCGGCGCCGGGCACGCGGGTCACCGTGCTGGAGAAGGAGCCGGGGCCGGCCCGGCACCAGACCGGGCGGAACAGCGGCGTCATCCACAGCGGGATCTACTACCGGCCGGGGTCGCTGAAGGCGCGGTACGCGGTCAAGGGCGCCGCCGAGATGGTGAAGTTCTGCGCCGAGTACGGCATCGACCACGCCGTCACCGGGAAGCTGATCGTCGCCACGGAGCGGTCCGAGCTGCCCCGGCTGCACGCGCTGGTCCAGCGCGGACGGGAGAACGGCATTCCGGTGCGGGAGCTGGGCGCCGCCCAGATCGCCGAGTACGAGCCGGAGGTGCGCGGGCTCGCGGCCATACACGTCGGCACCACCGGGATCTGTGACTTCGTGGGGGTCGCCCGTCAGCTCGCCCGCGCGTCCGGCGCCGAGATCCGCTACGGCGCCGAGGTCGAGCGGATCGACCGGCGGGCGTCACTGGGGGTCGCCGTGCGGGTGCGCGGCGGTGACGTCGTACGGGGGCGGGTCCTGGTGAACTGCGCCGGGCTGCACTGCGACGAGGTCGCCCGGCTGACCGGGGACGACCCCGGGATGCGGATCGTGCCGTTCCGGGGGGAGTACTACGAGCTGGCGCGGCCCGAGCTGGTGCGTGGACTCGTGTACCCGGTGCCCGATCCGGCGTTCCCGTTCCTCGGGGTGCATCTGACCCGGGGGATCGACGGAGGCGTCCACATCGGACCCAACGCCGTGCCCGCCCTGGCCCGGGAGGGGTACGGGTGGGGGACGGTACGGCCCCGGGAGCTGGGGGCGACGCTGACGTGGCCCGGCTCCTGGCGGATAGCGCGGCGGCACTGGCGGTACGGGGCCGGGGAGCTTCGGCGGTCCGTGTCCAAGAAGGCCTTCACCCAAGCGGTGCGGCGGCTGTTGCCGGAGGTCTCGGAGGGCGATCTCGTGCCTGCGGCCGCAGGGGTGCGGGCGCAGGCGGTGCTGCGGGACGGGACCCTCGTGGACGACTTCCTGATCCGCGAGAGCGCGCGGGCCGTCCACGTGCTGAACGCGCCTTCGCCCGCGGCCACCGCTTCGCTGCCCATCGGGCGGGAGGTCGGGGCGAGGGCCTTGGCCGCGCTGGCCGGGGCGTGA
- a CDS encoding asparagine synthase-related protein: protein MRWLVGWSSTAAGAPVNGSAGAAGPDGETVQPVGSHLLWGGPDPLWAVGDWRPDEVRVVQADAQTRIAVLGICGASDEQLRVGLFAARGGALRHLTAWPGSYTAVVQVGRRVTVCGDLAGARPVFHTPWAGGTAYATAALPLADLVEANLDFGHLAALLAAPDVPDAVHDSTPYDGVRRIPPGHALILRAGAREVAGYEPVASLAVAAPSADPASAVDAVRDALVESVRVRLSAPRHVPDVDPGPVPGMGPAERRAARGMPVPGIGADVSGGPASGTLALLAAGLPGAPGTVLGHGTGAGERLLAVTFNDLATSGRETELERAGTLAANPRLHHVVVTGGEEVLPYADLEVPLTDEPGPSLVTAARHRARLASGSADHFTGYGARQVLDAHPARLADLLMDRKRRHLVRPVAALAKADGSVMVPARVYGAARKLARTPYRSGVEVLATRLMQRRFEEPGGAVGASLAALTWARPGPAARWLTGEALAEVSIRLGATTGRPSVGPGQRPGDFRARAALARHAADIRVLEQAAEVRSQRLHTPFLDNQVVRACRALPEALRVQPGARAAILRTVLEGAGVTDLPPGWGAPSHATSAAAARTGLRRAADTLITLFDTPLLAQAGLVEARVVRKALRAAAEGEPLPLDGLADLVAVELWLRRLLSRRGTCWTGTPARQRAVPAGITPQRGALGAGVARRV from the coding sequence ATGCGGTGGTTGGTGGGATGGAGCAGTACCGCCGCTGGCGCGCCCGTCAACGGCTCCGCCGGCGCCGCGGGACCCGACGGAGAGACGGTGCAGCCGGTCGGCTCGCACCTGCTCTGGGGCGGCCCCGATCCGCTGTGGGCCGTCGGCGACTGGCGTCCCGACGAGGTGCGGGTCGTGCAGGCCGACGCCCAGACGCGCATCGCCGTCCTCGGTATCTGCGGTGCCTCCGACGAGCAGCTGCGCGTGGGCCTGTTCGCCGCCCGCGGTGGCGCCCTGCGCCATCTCACCGCCTGGCCCGGCAGCTACACCGCCGTCGTCCAGGTCGGCCGCCGGGTGACCGTCTGCGGCGACCTCGCGGGCGCGCGCCCGGTCTTCCACACCCCCTGGGCGGGCGGCACGGCGTACGCGACCGCCGCCCTGCCCCTCGCCGACCTCGTCGAGGCCAACCTCGACTTCGGGCATCTGGCCGCTCTGCTGGCCGCCCCCGATGTGCCGGACGCCGTCCACGACTCCACTCCGTACGACGGCGTGCGCCGCATTCCTCCGGGGCACGCACTGATCCTGCGCGCCGGGGCCCGTGAGGTCGCCGGCTACGAGCCGGTCGCCTCCCTCGCCGTCGCCGCCCCCTCCGCCGACCCGGCCAGCGCGGTGGACGCCGTCCGCGACGCCCTCGTGGAGTCCGTACGGGTCCGCCTCTCGGCCCCCCGGCACGTGCCCGACGTCGATCCCGGCCCGGTGCCCGGCATGGGCCCCGCCGAGCGCCGGGCCGCCCGGGGCATGCCCGTGCCCGGTATCGGCGCCGACGTCTCCGGCGGCCCCGCCTCCGGCACCCTGGCCCTGCTCGCCGCCGGCCTGCCCGGCGCCCCCGGCACGGTCCTCGGCCACGGCACGGGCGCCGGTGAGCGCCTCCTCGCCGTCACCTTCAACGACCTGGCCACCTCCGGCCGCGAGACCGAACTGGAACGCGCGGGCACCCTGGCCGCCAACCCCCGCCTCCACCACGTCGTCGTGACCGGCGGCGAGGAGGTCCTCCCGTACGCCGACCTCGAGGTCCCCCTCACCGACGAGCCGGGCCCCTCCCTGGTGACGGCCGCCCGCCACCGCGCCCGCCTGGCCTCCGGCAGCGCGGACCACTTCACCGGCTACGGCGCCCGCCAGGTCCTGGACGCCCACCCGGCCCGGCTGGCCGACCTCCTGATGGACCGCAAGCGTCGCCACCTGGTCCGCCCGGTCGCCGCCCTCGCCAAGGCCGACGGTTCGGTGATGGTCCCCGCACGCGTCTACGGCGCCGCGCGGAAGCTGGCCCGCACCCCGTACCGCTCCGGCGTCGAAGTCCTCGCCACCCGCCTGATGCAGCGCCGCTTCGAGGAGCCCGGAGGCGCGGTGGGCGCCTCCCTGGCGGCGCTCACCTGGGCCAGACCGGGCCCCGCCGCCCGCTGGCTGACCGGGGAGGCCCTGGCAGAAGTATCGATTCGCCTGGGTGCGACGACGGGCCGCCCCAGCGTCGGCCCCGGCCAGCGACCCGGCGACTTCCGCGCCCGCGCGGCCCTGGCCCGCCACGCGGCCGACATCAGAGTCCTCGAACAGGCGGCGGAGGTCCGCTCCCAACGCCTCCACACCCCCTTCCTCGACAACCAGGTCGTCCGCGCCTGCCGCGCCCTCCCCGAGGCCCTGCGCGTCCAGCCGGGCGCCCGCGCCGCCATCCTCCGCACGGTCCTGGAGGGCGCCGGCGTCACCGACCTCCCGCCCGGGTGGGGCGCCCCGTCGCACGCGACCTCCGCCGCGGCCGCCCGCACCGGCCTCCGTAGGGCCGCCGACACCCTGATCACCCTCTTCGACACCCCCCTCCTCGCCCAGGCGGGCCTGGTGGAGGCCCGAGTCGTCCGCAAGGCCCTCCGCGCCGCAGCCGAGGGCGAGCCCCTCCCCCTCGACGGCCTCGCCGACCTCGTCGCCGTCGAACTCTGGCTCCGCCGCCTCCTCTCCCGCCGAGGCACCTGCTGGACCGGCACCCCGGCCCGGCAGCGCGCGGTCCCCGCCGGGATCACGCCCCAGCGGGGCGCCCTGGGCGCGGGGGTGGCGCGACGGGTGTGA
- a CDS encoding calcium-binding protein: MRTRTAAAATLGTSVLLSLLVPAAAHADTAKGDTVFTSVNFNKKTFNVGVSAAQTVSVAATAKDGSGIKGIYGAKLISSDDRIIHAHAADCTRPSSTTMKCVFKFTLDANRTDYYDLRNSSAGTWRFTAEAAANDSDFYDLETSAKIQVKRLAKLATTKAGPEPVAKGAKLTVTGALTRADWNTNTYQPHAGRSVALQFKRSGTSTYTPVKTVTTDSGGKLRTTVTANASGTWRWKATSTSTTSGATAYGDTVTAN; the protein is encoded by the coding sequence ATGCGTACACGTACGGCTGCCGCCGCCACCCTCGGCACCTCGGTGCTGCTTTCGCTGCTCGTCCCCGCCGCCGCCCACGCGGACACCGCGAAGGGCGACACGGTCTTCACCTCGGTGAACTTCAACAAGAAGACCTTCAACGTGGGCGTCAGCGCGGCCCAGACGGTCAGCGTCGCCGCCACGGCCAAGGACGGGTCGGGCATCAAGGGCATCTACGGAGCCAAGCTCATCAGCTCCGACGACCGGATCATCCACGCCCACGCCGCCGACTGCACCAGACCCTCCTCCACCACCATGAAGTGCGTGTTCAAGTTCACCCTGGACGCCAACCGCACCGACTACTACGACCTCAGGAACAGCTCGGCGGGCACCTGGCGCTTCACCGCCGAGGCCGCCGCCAACGACAGCGACTTCTACGACCTGGAGACCAGCGCCAAGATCCAGGTGAAGCGCCTGGCCAAGCTCGCCACCACCAAGGCCGGCCCCGAGCCCGTGGCCAAGGGCGCCAAGCTCACCGTCACCGGCGCCCTGACGCGGGCCGACTGGAACACCAACACCTACCAGCCGCACGCCGGCCGCTCCGTCGCCCTGCAGTTCAAGCGGTCCGGCACCTCCACGTACACCCCGGTCAAGACGGTCACCACCGACTCGGGCGGCAAGCTCCGCACCACCGTCACCGCCAATGCCTCGGGGACCTGGCGCTGGAAGGCCACATCGACCTCCACCACGAGCGGGGCGACGGCGTACGGCGACACGGTGACGGCGAACTAG
- a CDS encoding sigma-70 family RNA polymerase sigma factor, translating into MGVDGRDESKSAEGAEAEAEPQVPRQGGRGVPAQWDRSDSGVLPPRAPSDADLIEWMRSGEDSAYEELYRRHAQAVRRYARTCCRDAHTADDLTAEVFARMLQAVRGGSGPEHAVRAYLLTSVRRVAATWTNSAKREHLVDDFAVFAAQSSRRAEVSDSDTLDLGADVRAMHEAEQSMAMRAFRSLPERWQAVLWHTEVEDESPSEVATLFGLDANGTRVLASRAREGLKQAYLQAHVSTTLAGNSAECGRYADRLGAYARGSLRTRAERGLRAHLEECAACRLAAGQIKEVASGIPAVVPVAVIGWFGAAGYAKVAALVAGGTGAGAAGVAGAAAAASGGSSGAGAGGGAAAEGLGAPAKAGIAVSVAGMVAAAVALALANDDVRPREPLAKPPASQPVEAAPEPDPPAPPEEKSAPGAPARVVPASEPLPTPTPTPSPSRAATPAPSAKPTPAPTPTPTPTPTPTPAPPKPSPTPPPPPASPPPPPPPAVYRWNELRYGVLGDGTEPEMRLGESSWVWQRNGMSIAGKRYANGVTVHGRSSVTIDLNRRCASYHALVGVDDLTHGLGKVSFSVYGDGVRLWASGLVRAGDPAVPVHVNLSGRETVRLVVEPYRPHDAAVPADWAESSFRCE; encoded by the coding sequence ATGGGTGTTGACGGGCGGGACGAGTCGAAGTCGGCGGAGGGGGCGGAGGCTGAGGCTGAGCCCCAGGTGCCGAGGCAAGGGGGGCGCGGCGTTCCGGCGCAGTGGGACCGTTCCGACTCCGGTGTGCTGCCGCCGCGGGCGCCTTCCGACGCCGATCTGATCGAGTGGATGCGATCGGGGGAGGACTCGGCGTACGAGGAGCTGTACCGGCGGCACGCGCAGGCGGTGCGTCGGTACGCCCGGACCTGTTGCCGGGACGCCCATACCGCGGACGACCTGACGGCCGAGGTCTTCGCCCGGATGTTGCAGGCGGTACGAGGCGGCTCCGGCCCGGAGCACGCCGTACGGGCCTATCTGCTGACGTCGGTGCGACGCGTCGCCGCGACGTGGACGAACTCCGCCAAGCGGGAACATCTGGTCGACGACTTCGCGGTGTTCGCGGCGCAGTCGTCGCGCCGGGCCGAGGTGTCCGACAGCGACACGCTGGACCTGGGGGCCGATGTGCGGGCGATGCACGAGGCCGAGCAGTCGATGGCGATGCGGGCGTTCCGTTCGCTGCCGGAGCGGTGGCAGGCCGTGCTCTGGCACACAGAGGTCGAGGACGAGTCGCCGAGCGAGGTCGCCACGCTCTTCGGTCTGGACGCCAACGGAACCCGGGTACTGGCCAGCCGGGCGCGAGAGGGACTCAAACAGGCGTATCTGCAGGCCCATGTGAGCACCACGCTCGCCGGGAACTCGGCGGAGTGCGGCCGCTACGCCGACCGGCTCGGCGCGTACGCCCGCGGCAGCCTGCGGACTCGGGCCGAGCGGGGGCTGCGCGCCCATCTGGAGGAGTGCGCGGCGTGCCGGCTGGCCGCCGGGCAGATCAAGGAAGTCGCGAGCGGGATCCCCGCCGTCGTACCCGTCGCGGTCATCGGGTGGTTCGGTGCGGCCGGGTACGCGAAGGTGGCCGCGCTCGTCGCCGGTGGCACGGGAGCCGGGGCGGCCGGGGTCGCGGGCGCGGCGGCCGCCGCGAGCGGCGGTTCCAGTGGCGCGGGGGCGGGCGGTGGGGCCGCCGCTGAGGGGCTCGGCGCGCCGGCGAAGGCCGGGATCGCGGTGAGTGTGGCCGGGATGGTCGCCGCGGCGGTGGCGCTCGCGCTGGCGAACGACGACGTGAGACCCAGGGAGCCGTTGGCCAAGCCGCCCGCCTCGCAGCCCGTCGAGGCCGCCCCGGAGCCGGATCCCCCTGCGCCGCCGGAGGAGAAGTCCGCGCCGGGCGCGCCCGCGAGGGTGGTGCCGGCGTCCGAGCCGCTGCCGACACCGACGCCGACGCCCTCCCCGTCGCGGGCCGCGACGCCGGCTCCCTCCGCGAAGCCGACCCCCGCTCCCACGCCCACCCCCACCCCCACCCCCACGCCGACTCCCGCACCGCCGAAGCCGTCCCCCACACCGCCCCCGCCGCCCGCTTCCCCGCCCCCGCCGCCTCCCCCGGCCGTCTACCGGTGGAACGAGCTGCGGTACGGCGTGCTCGGCGACGGCACCGAGCCCGAGATGCGCCTCGGCGAGAGCAGCTGGGTCTGGCAGCGGAACGGGATGTCGATCGCGGGGAAGCGGTACGCGAACGGGGTGACCGTGCACGGCCGCTCCTCCGTGACCATCGACCTCAACCGCCGGTGCGCCTCGTACCACGCGCTCGTCGGCGTCGACGACCTGACGCACGGCCTCGGCAAGGTCTCCTTCTCCGTCTACGGCGACGGGGTCCGGCTGTGGGCGTCCGGGCTGGTGCGGGCTGGGGATCCGGCGGTTCCGGTCCACGTGAACCTCAGCGGGCGGGAGACGGTACGACTGGTCGTCGAGCCGTACCGCCCCCACGACGCGGCGGTGCCGGCGGACTGGGCGGAGTCGTCGTTCAGGTGTGAGTGA
- a CDS encoding TetR/AcrR family transcriptional regulator yields the protein MHIQESHWSSASTIAPGGAIGSAGGNGRGDGVRSTPLRVDAQRNLEHVLRAAREVFGELGYGAPMEDVARRARVGVGTVYRRFPSKDVLVRRIAEEETSRLTEQARVALGQEEDPWQALSRFLRTSVASGAGRLLPPQVLRVGVAEDGSDGVGQIVVDEARVPQQRIQPTAELRLVSADSDAGGSAAGLGGPVDDAGASALLEVVGQLVERARAAGELREDVTVADVLLVIATGAPSLPDAAQQAAASARLLDILLEGLRSRPA from the coding sequence ATGCATATTCAGGAGTCCCATTGGTCGTCCGCGTCCACCATCGCACCCGGTGGTGCGATCGGCTCGGCGGGCGGCAACGGACGCGGTGACGGAGTGCGGTCCACTCCGCTCCGCGTGGACGCACAGCGCAACCTCGAGCACGTGCTGCGCGCGGCGCGCGAGGTCTTCGGCGAGCTGGGGTACGGCGCGCCGATGGAGGACGTGGCCCGCCGCGCGCGGGTCGGTGTCGGCACGGTGTACCGGCGCTTCCCGAGCAAGGACGTCCTGGTCCGCCGGATAGCCGAGGAGGAGACGTCTCGGCTCACCGAACAGGCCAGGGTGGCACTCGGGCAGGAGGAGGACCCGTGGCAGGCACTGTCGCGGTTCCTGCGGACGTCGGTGGCCTCCGGTGCCGGGCGGCTGCTGCCGCCGCAGGTGCTGCGGGTCGGCGTCGCCGAGGACGGGTCCGACGGGGTCGGCCAGATCGTCGTCGACGAGGCACGGGTGCCACAGCAGCGGATACAGCCGACGGCCGAGCTTCGGCTGGTGTCGGCGGACTCCGACGCGGGTGGCTCCGCCGCCGGCCTTGGCGGGCCGGTGGACGACGCCGGGGCTTCGGCGCTGCTCGAGGTGGTGGGGCAGTTGGTGGAGCGGGCTCGTGCCGCGGGTGAGCTGCGGGAGGACGTGACCGTGGCGGATGTGTTGCTCGTGATCGCGACGGGGGCGCCTTCGCTGCCGGACGCGGCGCAGCAGGCCGCCGCGTCGGCTCGGCTGCTCGACATTCTGCTGGAGGGTCTGCGGTCCCGGCCTGCCTGA